Proteins from one Deltaproteobacteria bacterium genomic window:
- a CDS encoding glycogen/starch synthase, with protein sequence MKVLFATSEISPFSRAGGLAEVSHALPLALARSGHEVFVATPRYRQARSVKPPLKPLDTILEVPISWMKKPAQVYQAGLEDLVTVYLIGRDDLYDRDGLYGNEYGDYQDNAERFIFFSRAVLELCLALNLK encoded by the coding sequence ATGAAGGTCCTTTTTGCCACCTCCGAAATCAGTCCCTTTTCCAGGGCCGGGGGTTTGGCTGAGGTCTCCCATGCCTTGCCGCTCGCTTTGGCCCGGTCGGGACATGAGGTATTCGTAGCCACACCCAGGTACCGTCAAGCCAGGTCCGTTAAACCCCCATTAAAACCCCTGGACACCATCTTGGAGGTTCCTATCTCCTGGATGAAAAAGCCGGCCCAGGTTTATCAGGCCGGACTTGAAGACCTGGTAACGGTTTATCTGATCGGCCGGGACGATCTTTATGACCGGGATGGACTCTATGGGAACGAATATGGGGATTACCAGGACAATGCCGAGCGTTTTATTTTCTTCTCCCGGGCCGTTTTGGAATTATGCCTGGCGTTAAATCTCAAAC